One segment of Meriones unguiculatus strain TT.TT164.6M chromosome 3, Bangor_MerUng_6.1, whole genome shotgun sequence DNA contains the following:
- the Ociad1 gene encoding OCIA domain-containing protein 1 isoform X2 has protein sequence MNGRADFREPNAEVPRPIPHIGADYIPTEEERRVFAECNEESFWFRSVPLAATSMLITQGLISKGILSSHPKYGSIPKLIFACIMGYFAGKLSYVKTCQEKFKNLENSPLGEALRSGQVRRSSPPGHYAQRSKYDSNVSGQSSFVTSPEADNIEKETLPRYEPIPFSASMNESTPTGITDHIAQVKVNKYGDTWDE, from the exons ATGAATGGGAGGGCTGATTTTCGAGAGCCGAATGCAGAAGTTCCAAGACCAATTCCCC acatagGGGCTGATTACATTCCAACAGAGGAAGAGCGGAGAGTCTTCGCAGAATGCAATGAAGAAAGCTTCTGGTTCAGAT CTGTGCCATTGGCTGCCACAAGTATGTTGATTACTCAAGGATTAATTAGTAAAG GAATCCTGTCAAGTCATCCGAAATATGGTTCCATTCCTAAACTGATAT TTGCTTGTATCATGGGATACTTTGCTGGAAAGCTTTCTTATGTGAAAACTTGCCAAGAAAAGTTCAAGAATCTTGAAAACTCCCCGCTTGGAGAAGCTCTACGGTCAGGCCAAGTGCGGCGCTCTTCCCCACCTGG GCATTACGCTCAAAGGTCAAAATATGACTCAAATGTGAGTGGTCAGTCCTCTTTTGTGACATCTCCAGAGGCAGACAACATAGAAAAGGAGACGCTTCCTCGTTATGAACCAATTCCATTTAGTGCTTCTATGAATGAGTCCACTCCCACTGGTATTACTGACCATATTGCCCAAG
- the Ociad1 gene encoding OCIA domain-containing protein 1 isoform X3, giving the protein MNGRADFREPNAEVPRPIPHIGADYIPTEEERRVFAECNEESFWFRSVPLAATSMLITQGLISKGILSSHPKYGSIPKLIFACIMGYFAGKLSYVKTCQEKFKNLENSPLGEALRSGQVRRSSPPGHYAQRSKYDSNVSGQSSFVTSPEADNIEKETLPRYEPIPFSASMNESTPTGITDHIAQGRNFS; this is encoded by the exons ATGAATGGGAGGGCTGATTTTCGAGAGCCGAATGCAGAAGTTCCAAGACCAATTCCCC acatagGGGCTGATTACATTCCAACAGAGGAAGAGCGGAGAGTCTTCGCAGAATGCAATGAAGAAAGCTTCTGGTTCAGAT CTGTGCCATTGGCTGCCACAAGTATGTTGATTACTCAAGGATTAATTAGTAAAG GAATCCTGTCAAGTCATCCGAAATATGGTTCCATTCCTAAACTGATAT TTGCTTGTATCATGGGATACTTTGCTGGAAAGCTTTCTTATGTGAAAACTTGCCAAGAAAAGTTCAAGAATCTTGAAAACTCCCCGCTTGGAGAAGCTCTACGGTCAGGCCAAGTGCGGCGCTCTTCCCCACCTGG GCATTACGCTCAAAGGTCAAAATATGACTCAAATGTGAGTGGTCAGTCCTCTTTTGTGACATCTCCAGAGGCAGACAACATAGAAAAGGAGACGCTTCCTCGTTATGAACCAATTCCATTTAGTGCTTCTATGAATGAGTCCACTCCCACTGGTATTACTGACCATATTGCCCAAGGTAGAAACTTCTCTTGA